Sequence from the Paraburkholderia acidiphila genome:
ACCTTGAGCTGCGCCACCGAGCACATCAGTTCGGGCAAGCGCTTGCGCACCTCGGCGAGTTCGTCGCCCGGCACTTCGAGCACGAGTTCATCGTGCACCTGCATGATCATCTTCGTGCCGATCTTGCGTTCGTCGAGCCACTTCTGCACCGCGACCATGGAAAGCTTGATGAGGTCCGCGGCCGTGCCCTGCATGGGCGCGTTGATGGCGGCGCGCTCGGCGGCCTGGCGGCGCGGCCCGTTGCCGCCGTTGATCTCGGGCAGCCACAGACGGCGGCCAAATACGGTCTCCACATAGCCGCGCGATTTCGCGTCCATGCGCGTTTCGTCCATGTAGCGCGCAACACCCGGATAGCGCGCGAAATAGCGGTCGATATAAAGCTTCGCCGCGTCGCGCGTGATGCCGAGATTCGATGCAAGCCCGAACGCGCTCATGCCGTAAATCAGGCCGAAATTGATGACCTTCGCGATGCGCCGCTGGTCCGAACTCACTTCGAGCGGCGTGACGCCGAACACCTCGGCCGCCGTGGCGCGGTGAATGTCGTCGCCGCGTGCGAACGCCGCGAGCAAGGACTCGTCGCCCGAGATATGCGCCATGATGCGCAGTTCGATCTGTGAATAGTCGGCGGAAACGATCTTGTGACCCGGCGGCGCGATGAACGCTTCGCGAATGCGGCGCCCTTCGCCCGTGCGCACGGGAATGTTCTGCAGATTCGGATCGTTCGACGCAAGACGCCCCGTGACCGCCACGGCCTGCGCGTAGTTCGTGTGCACGCGGCCCGTTTGCGCATTGACCATGCGCGGCAGCTTGTCCGTGTACGTGGACTTGAGCTTGGCAAGACCGCGATGCTCGAGCAGGATCTTGGGCAGCGGGTAGTCTTCGGCGAGCTTTTGCAGCACTTCTTCGTCGGTGGAAGGCGCGCCGCTCGGCGTCTTCTTCACAACCGGCAATTGCAGCTTCTCGAAGAAGATCTGGCCGATCTGCTTGGGCGACCCCAGATTGAATTCGCCGCCCGCGAGCGCATACGCTTCCTGTTCGAGCGTAATGAGCCGCACAGCGATTTCCGCGCTCTGCTTGTCGAGCCGTTCGGTGTCGATGAGCACGCCGTTGCGCTCCATCTTGCGCAACACGCGCGACGTCGGCAATTCGATGTTGCGATAGACGTAATCGAGGCCCTTCTCCGGTGCGATCTGCGGATAGAGCGCGCGGTGCAGTTGCAGCGTGACGTCGGCGTCTTCGGCAGCGTATTCTGCGGCCTTTTCGAGCGAGACTTCATCGAAGCCGATCTGCTGCGCACCCTTGCCCGCCACCTCTTCGTACTTGATCGTCTTGATGCCGAGATGGCGCAACGCAAGGCTGTCCATGTCGTGACTGCGATGCGATTCGAGCACATACGATTCGAGCAGCGTGTCATGCTCCACGCCATTCAATTCGATACCGTAGTTCGCGAGCACCTGCTCGTCGTACTTCATGTGCTGGCCGACTTTCTTGTGCTTCTCGCTTTCGAGCCACGGCTTCAGGCGCGCGAGCACTTCGTCCTGCGGCAATTGATCGGGCGCGTCAGGGCCACGATGCGCGAGCGGCAAATACGCGGCCACGCCCG
This genomic interval carries:
- the polA gene encoding DNA polymerase I; translated protein: MPEELRVETKLQNELEGKTLLLVDGSSYLYRAFHAMPDLRGPDGEPTGALYGIINMLRRMRKDVTAEYSACVFDAKGKTFRDDWYPEYKANRPSMPEPLAAQIEPIHTAVRALGWPLLMIEGVEADDVIGTLAHQAERFGMKVVVSTGDKDLAQLVTDHVTLINTMTNETLDREGVIAKFGVPPERIIDYLSLIGDTVDNVPGVNKCGPKTAVKWLTQYDSLDGVIAHADEIKGAVGGYLRDALDFLPMARKLVTVETACDLAPHLESIEASLATRPEAREELRDIFARHGFKTWLREVTEASQQSETVPAATKGDAPEKDAIVQPALFVDAPRHYETIQTWPQFDTWLKKIEAAELAAFDTETTALDPMVAKLVGMSFSTEPGVAAYLPLAHRGPDAPDQLPQDEVLARLKPWLESEKHKKVGQHMKYDEQVLANYGIELNGVEHDTLLESYVLESHRSHDMDSLALRHLGIKTIKYEEVAGKGAQQIGFDEVSLEKAAEYAAEDADVTLQLHRALYPQIAPEKGLDYVYRNIELPTSRVLRKMERNGVLIDTERLDKQSAEIAVRLITLEQEAYALAGGEFNLGSPKQIGQIFFEKLQLPVVKKTPSGAPSTDEEVLQKLAEDYPLPKILLEHRGLAKLKSTYTDKLPRMVNAQTGRVHTNYAQAVAVTGRLASNDPNLQNIPVRTGEGRRIREAFIAPPGHKIVSADYSQIELRIMAHISGDESLLAAFARGDDIHRATAAEVFGVTPLEVSSDQRRIAKVINFGLIYGMSAFGLASNLGITRDAAKLYIDRYFARYPGVARYMDETRMDAKSRGYVETVFGRRLWLPEINGGNGPRRQAAERAAINAPMQGTAADLIKLSMVAVQKWLDERKIGTKMIMQVHDELVLEVPGDELAEVRKRLPELMCSVAQLKVPLVAEVGVGENWEEAH